TCAATCCCCGCCGTCCATTTAGCTCGTGGTTGAACTTCGAAGCAACTCCAGCTGTCCAAATCACAGTTACTTAAGTTACGGTTGTACTTGTTAATTACGAGGAATTAACATAtcttacttaatttaattatataaatgaagaTAAAAtcatgtatataaataaacaaaaaaagaaacgaCGACTTTACAAATTTCAACCTTTTCCTCCCACTtagattcattttttataacaaGTCTCTCCATTTTCCACTTTGTACATTTAGAAAACTGTATAAACAAATTAGTacttttctaatatattttttgttatatattaaataataaattattttctaaagtagataataattttaattttaaaatataaatactttataTTATTTCGATACTAGTTGTACAACTTTAAAATGttaatcaatttataaaaatattttaaattattattgttttaggaacctatttaaaaaaaataaaattatctagCATGTAATTTTGTGTTTTAAAGACGTTCAACAATTTAcgattttgttatttaaaactcaataaataatcataagatattaaatatattatcaggttacaaattttatttttctaaaataataataataataatatcacacttgttagtttttaatatatatgtgaaagtttattattaatttatcatgaTGAGAATTCTACTAAGAAAAGTCTATTATTTTGCTATTTAGTCCATATtaaaaatctttgaaaaaatGGCAAAAGGAATTCCTGGTAAAGGACTGACTTGAAAATAgtagaaaaatagagaatgaattctttctttaatttccatgccctcaaacaagaaaaagaaaagtaaataaaagttatttttattttccttttcttttcctttccatTCTATGGAAATTTCCAAACAGAAGATAAGAGTAGTAAATGTAAATGGGCTGTGTCACCGGCGTGTGACGGTAGCTAACTAAGCTATCGATTCTATTGCCTCACGTTTTATTGATTCTAGATTGACCAATCTTAACCCAAACCCACCTTCTCCGAAACACGTATATGTccccatataaatatatactctctcctatcttttcttttatacagACATCAAAGAGAATATCATTGGAAGAAAAAAGGATTGTCAAGATCTGGGATTTCTTTGATCCATCTTTAgcaaattttaaagaatagaAAATGGAGAAAGCATGCATGGATCACCCATACCATAATCAAAAGCAAGGTGTTTGTCCTTGTTGTTTAAGAGAGAGATTATCAAAGTTATATGCTGTTGCAGCAACAGCTCCTATGGCTGCTGCTGCTGAactttcttattcttcttctgtCATGTCTTGTTCCtctgtttcttcttttaatcATATCTCCCCACTTCGTCATCGTCATCAAAGGACAGCCTCTGATATTATGGGTTCCATGTCTTTTAAGGTAAGTAGCGCTCTGGGTAGTAATTATGGATTAAAGAAGAGTAGATCGATTGCTTTTGTTACGAGAAGTCTTGTTGGAGATGTGACGCATGgcaagaacaagaagaaaggGTTTTGGTCAAAGTTGCTTCATTTGAAGGGTAAAAAAGAGGTTAATTTGGATGGGAAGATTGCATTAAAAGGGTTTTCTTGAAGGAGATTAACAAAGGGTTATTGTTAGGAATTTTAAAGTTGtgtatagattttatttacatGCTGATAATTGACACTTGAACAGTGAATTTTCCTCTACCTTATTTTTGTGTTATGATGAACAtgttgtatttcttttttttttttctttttttttttaagtggAGTTTTGTGGGTAATGGGAATTATGTCTTCCTTTCTCCTccacttttctttctttttttttttttgtttttccctTGGTCAGGAAGTTAAATGAGCAAGAAAAATaggtgattttttttataagaggaaaagtaaaaaaaaaaaaattccttaTTTGAAACAGATAAAATTGCATTTAGTAATATTTcacatatttaatattttggttttttatttaataaaataaatactattagagaagaaaaaaagaagagaaagttgtagtaattttcttttctttcttaacttttctttcatgtttaagGAAATGTATTATTTTGAGGAGACTATCATTtcctatttttcttcatttcaaAAACATAAGagtagaaatatataatttagggaaaaaaatactttttcaataaaaggtatcttttcctttttcaattGATTGGCAATCATGTCATTCTTTACAGGGTGcctttataataattaaagttcttttttcttttccttgatTAAGACATCAATAGTCTCTTTATGTGCAAGAAAGCTCTTTAATAAGAGTTTAGAGGAATGGCTCCCTCTTTTCCCACTTCATTTTCACATGTTGGctaatatttctttcttcttaccCACCTAACAACATCCTTAATTTTGACCTGAAGAGCCGTGTTCCTTCGcctaaataatatttatatggtCATAAAAGATAGATTtgtcttttatattaaaagaataaataaaatgaaaatcctTTCCGAGTTTTTCTCGAATTAGAATTGCTGAAGCCTGATTATTTTGCGTTACAGCCGCAGCCATGTTTTCACTGTTATAAGTTATcagaatttcttcttcatccaTGGTGCCTGCAAAGTCACTAGCAACATTTAGTGTAATCCAACTTGAGGATTTCACAATTACATAACATGATAGTACCgatataaaagtaataaaagtGATACACGGAGAAGACCTAGAGAAGGACAAGAATAAGACTTCCTGTAAAAGGTAATCAATGAAGTAGAAACCAGTATTGAATTAAGACTTTAGGTGAGTCAATTTGGACAATGTTTTATGTTGCTATTAAAAGGTTGCAAAACAAACAACTCATACTTCTAAGAGGTGTTCCTGAAAGAAACCAGAGTTAGCAATCATTTGGCAAAAAAGTGACACTGGAAAAAACCTGACATTTTCTAGTGTCGCTATAAACCGCCCCTACATTAATCCACACAGCCTCCTGAAATCCAGAGACGCAGATCACCAGCTTTTATGAACTGTAAAAGAGCATTAAGATCATCATTTTTCCAATGTTACTAGCATATTATATGCCACCAATAAGGATAAAAGCGTATGCCaaaatgtttcttttaatGGTATAATTCAAATGGCAAAATTTCTCCTACATACATTCAACTCTCATGTTGtaacactttttttttctgcTCTTACACTCCTATCGTACTATCTGAGTATCTCATTTCTGATGTATGTGTAAAGTTGCCTCCATCTGACAGATCAGCCACTTAAACTTCTGTGAAAGAATATTTAGTATGCACTGGGTATTGCCCCTTATCTATACATCTTGTATCCATTTCTACAACATCCATCAGTTCCTACTCCATTGgcaaatctaaaaattatctGCCAGGGCCTGATGCCATCCCATTTgcatcttcatcatcatcactgTTGCTTCTGTGCTCGTTAGATGGCCGTTTCAATCTCTGAAATATTTCATCAAGAGATTCGGATGATGAATTGCGAGAGACAAGTTTACTTTCCTGCATTTGGCGTAAAGGAAGAAATCTTTTGGCCCCTATATTTGCCTTAAAACTTTGAAAACCATTCTTCATTGATTCCCATTTGGTTGCCAATCCAGAAGATGGCCCTACTGTTGTGTTATTGGATTCAGAGTTGCCTGCATCAAGCAATGACACCTTAGCAGAGGCAATGCTCTTCTCCACAGGCCTAGTGTTCGTGTGTCTACTCTGCTCTCTCATGGCAGCATATTTGTTGCTGATGGCATCTCTGCTGGAGCTATATCTACGACCCTCTTCTTTCAAAGGCGTTGATGAACTCCCTTTTGCTGCATCCGTGACTGAACTAGTCGTCGATTTCATTTCTACCGCAGTCCTTTCCTGGAAAGTTTCCTTGAGAGTTAGAAAGCAACATACAATCTCAGCTACTGTCTCAAAGAtgtaagagaaaagaagaatgatAATTGTTAAATGATAGgaccaaattaaataaacctcACTATTTGTCACAAAACTACCATCAAGTATATTTAGTCAAGTAAACTTTGTGTGCAATTACTACATATGAAAATAGAATAGCATTTAAaaaagtctgagaaaataacaatcaTAGACTGAAACAGCGTTAAAAATGTGAATACATACTGCGTTATTGCTGCCAGATTCAATATCCACACTATTGAAGTTTCTTGCCAGTGGTATAACATGCTCACCAACTTTTTGTCCTTGTTCCAACCAAGATCGTTctggaaaaataatataaaaagagaaaaagagcaagactttattaatatttgctGATAAATGTGGACAACTTAAAAGCAC
The sequence above is drawn from the Ricinus communis isolate WT05 ecotype wild-type chromosome 7, ASM1957865v1, whole genome shotgun sequence genome and encodes:
- the LOC8280787 gene encoding uncharacterized protein LOC8280787; this translates as MEKACMDHPYHNQKQGVCPCCLRERLSKLYAVAATAPMAAAAELSYSSSVMSCSSVSSFNHISPLRHRHQRTASDIMGSMSFKVSSALGSNYGLKKSRSIAFVTRSLVGDVTHGKNKKKGFWSKLLHLKGKKEVNLDGKIALKGFS